From Salarias fasciatus chromosome 5, fSalaFa1.1, whole genome shotgun sequence, a single genomic window includes:
- the LOC115388895 gene encoding odorant receptor 131-2-like: MNQTTVIYRDSLTEALIKNMVTVTVCVSIIYINGMLVHIFTRHQIFYTNPRYILYIHLVINDIILLIVYILLQALSYSSSGINISLCIILIVAAVLSNQNNPLTIAVMSVECYVAVCFPLHHSRICSVRKTYVLIALIWLVNSLSILPDVFVTLGTETTDFLLSRKRCLRKIVFKNINLEIKRPISDILFLVLVWFTVFFAYFKVLFAAKAAIANAKKARNTILLHGFQLLLCMLNFLLNLILEGLAVIFPRSIANLYFMLSFFIHILPRLISSVVYGIRDKTFRKYLKKYLLFTDNFVKIHSFT, translated from the exons ATGAATCAGACAACAGTGATCTATCGGGACTCCTTAACAGAAGCCTTAATAAAGAACATGGTAACCGTGACTGTCTGTGTCTCCATCATCTACATCAATGGGATGCTGGTGCACATCTTCACCAGACACCAG ATTTTCTACACGAATCCCCGGTACATCCTGTACATCCACCTGGTCATCAACGACATTATCCTGTTGATAGTGTACATCCTGCTCCAAGCCCTGAGTTACAGCTCATCTGGAATCAACATCTCATTATGCATCATTCTGATCGTGGCGGCTGTTTTGTCCAATCAGAACAACCCTCTGACCATCGCTGTGATGTCTGTAGAGTGTTACGTGGCCGTTTGCTTCCCTCTCCATCACTCACGGATCTGCTCTGTCAGGAAGACGTACGTCCTGATCGCTCTGATCTGGCTGGTCAACTCACTCTCAATCCTTCCAGATGTGTTTGTCACATTGGGAACAGAAACCACAGATTTCCTTCTTTCGAGAAAGAGGTGCCTGAGGAAAATCGTTTTTAAGAACATTAATCTGGAAATTAAGAGGCCGAtatctgacattttatttttagtgcTTGTTtggttcactgttttttttgcatACTTCAAGGTTTTGTTTGCTGCAAAAGCAGCTATTGCGAATGCTAAGAAAGCTCGAAACACCATCCTGCTTCACGGTTTTCAACTGCTGCTCTGTATGCTCAACTTCCTGTTGAACCTGATCTTAGAAGGACTGGCTGTCATTTTTCCCAGAAGTATTGCAAATCTTTActtcatgctttcttttttcatccacATTTTGCCTCGACTCATCAGTTCAGTAGTTTATGGGATAAGAGACAAGACGTTCAGGAAGTACCTGAAGAAGTATCTGCTCTTCACAGATAACTTTGTGAAGATTCATTCATTTACGTGA
- the LOC115388863 gene encoding odorant receptor 131-2-like, producing the protein MNQTTVIYRDSLTEALIKNMVTLTICVSIIYINGMLVHIFTRHQIFYMNPRYILYIHLVINDIIVLIVYILLQALTYNLSGINVSLCIILIVTAVLSNQNNPLTIALMSVECYVAVCFPLHHSRICSVRRTYVLIALIWLANSLSILPDVFVTLGTETTDFLLSRTICMRKLVLTNIYLTRKRSISDIVFLVLVWLIVFFAYFKILLAAKAATANAKKAQNTILLHGFQLLLCMLNFLFTLIVRGLVVFFPRRVLHVRFMAALFIQVLPRLINPIIYGIRDKMFRKYLKRYLLFKNNANIHPLKTQKRSL; encoded by the exons ATGAATCAGACAACAGTGATCTATCGGGACTCCTTAACAGAAGCCTTAATCAAGAACATGGTAACCTTGACTATCTGTGTCTCCATCATCTACATCAATGGGATGCTGGTGCACATCTTCACCAGACACCAG ATTTTCTATATGAATCCCCGGTACATCCTGTACATCCACCTGGTCATCAACGACATTATCGTGTTGATAGTGTACATCCTGCTCCAAGCCCTGACTTACAACTTGTCTGGAATCAACGTCTCATTATGCATCATTCTGATCGTGACGGCTGTTTTGTCCAATCAGAACAACCCTCTGACCATCGCTCTGATGTCTGTAGAGTGTTATGTGGCCGTTTGCTTCCCTCTCCATCACTCACGGATCTGTTCTGTCAGGAGGACGTACGTCCTGATCGCTCTGATCTGGCTGGCCAACTCACTTTCAATCCTTCCAGATGTGTTTGTCACATTGGGAACAGAAACCACAGATTTCCTTCTTTCCAGGACTATTTGTATGAGGAAACTGGTTTTAACGAACATTTATCTCACAAGGAAGAGGTCCATATCTGACATTGTGTTTTTAGTGCTTGTTTggctcattgttttctttgcatACTTCAAGATCCTGTTAGCTGCAAAAGCAGCTACTGCAAATGCTAAGAAAGCTCAAAACACAATCCTGCTTCACggtttccagctgctgctctgtatGCTCAACTTCCTGTTTACTCTGATAGTACGAGGATTGGTTGTCTTTTTTCCCAGAAGGGTTCTCCACGTTCGCTTCATGGCTGCATTATTCATCCAGGTTTTGCCTCGACTCATCAATCCAATAATTTATGGGATACGAGACAAGATGTTCAGGAAGTACCTGAAAAGGTATCTGCTCTTCAAAAATAACGCAAACATTCATCCACTAAAGACTCAGAAGAGATCATTATAA